A region of the Carya illinoinensis cultivar Pawnee chromosome 16, C.illinoinensisPawnee_v1, whole genome shotgun sequence genome:
CAATGTTCTGGCACTACAATTGATTCAGCTTTTGATATAGAGGGGGATAATGTCATGGAGAATGAAGTTATCGAATTGGACCGACCAATTGGaaggaaagctgagaaaggaaaacgaaaggcccaaggcagaggaaaatttccaactcaggaagatgaagtatactcttTTGGAGGAGTCACACGCTtaggagaaagagttttatcgcCTTAAGGCCGAGAATTTGGAGTAtgacaaggaaaaagaggaaaaaaaattacgccatgaggatgaacgacTGAGGTTGGAGGCCGAGAAGATGGTAATTGAGAGGGAAAAAGAGCTCAATAAAATTTGTCAAGAGGACGAAAGGCTGAGGTTGGAGGCGCAGAAAGTGGAGCTCGCATTGAAAGATCAAgatcagcgcattatgatgatggacgTGAGTGCCATGCCTGAAATGCAGCGGTTatatttccagcaactccagAGGGAAATCATGGCGAGACGCAATACTTCTAAAGATTGAATATTGATTGATAATATTACCATTTCCAgttgtatttcttattttatgttttgaatAATGATAGATGTGTAAAAAGcatgtgtaaatatttttcagcaTTTTTTGTAGTGTCCCTTAATATTTTTGTGCAAGTAATatgttattgtaattttaaaaataattaaaaataaaattttcaaatatagatTGCGCGATTATACtcaaggaaatacattaataaaagagttttaccaTTAACATAGTCACTAATAACATTaaggaaatacaaatgcaaagtaaattaactcaaacataaaagtaaataacatgaaggaaatacaaatgcaaagcaaattaactcaaacataaaagtaaataacatgAAAGAAATCTCATAGTTTGAATGCAACATGGCATATGTTGGGAATATAATAgccattgatgttcaattagatcttcttggAGCTAATGATGTGCCGAGCTATCTCTAATATAATGATGACGCTGGATGAAGTCCGTAAGCTCAATTGTATGATTGCGTGACAATTCCGGGagatcatcatcaagttgatcatactcaatgttcaga
Encoded here:
- the LOC122298785 gene encoding capping protein inhibiting regulator of actin dynamics-like, encoding MSPSLTPTQCSGTTIDSAFDIEGDNVMENEEKEFYRLKAENLEYDKEKEEKKLRHEDERLRLEAEKMVIEREKELNKICQEDERLRLEAQKVELALKDQDQRIMMMDVSAMPEMQRLYFQQLQREIMARRNTSKD